Proteins encoded within one genomic window of Humulus lupulus chromosome 1, drHumLupu1.1, whole genome shotgun sequence:
- the LOC133827953 gene encoding small ribosomal subunit protein uS15-like: MEVDENICKFAKKGLTPSQIGVTLRDSHGIAQVKSVTGSKILHVLKAHSLAPEIPEDLYHLTKKAVSIKKHLQRNRKDTDSKFRLILVESRIHKLERYYKKTKKLPPLWN, translated from the exons ATGGAG GTTGATGAGAACATTTGCAAGTTTGCAAAGAAGGGTCTTACTCCATCTCAGATCGGTGTGACTCTTCGTGACTCTCACGGTATTGCTCAGGTTAAGAGTGTTACTGGAAGCAAGATCTTGCATGTTCTCAAGGCCCACA GTCTTGCCCCTGAAATTCCTGAAGATCTGTACCATCTTACTAAGAAGGCAGTCTCTATTAAGAAGCATCTCCAGAGGAACAGGAAGGACACGGATTCCAAGTTTCGATTGATTTTGGTTGAGAGCAGGATTCACAAACTTGAACGTTACTACAAGAAGACCAAGAAGCTTCCCCCCCTTTGGAATTAG